The DNA sequence AGAAGCCCCTCGAGTATGCGCGCCATCGTGGGCAGCGACAGAAGCAGCGTGACCCAGAAGATCAGCGCGATGGCGAGCAGCCTCGAGTGGAAGAAGTTGCGCCTGGTCTGCGTCTTGAAGACGAGGTCGAGGGCGCGCTCGATGGAGCCCACGAGTATCGTGGAGACGAACACCAGTATGAAGATCGACACGACCCCCAGCGAGGCGCGCTGGTCGAGTACCGACTGGAGGTTGGCGACGAAGATCTCGCGCCCCACGGGGAGCACGTCGCCGGCCACCTCCACTATCCGCTGGAACGCCTCGTTCGAGGCGCCGAGGAAGTATCCCGCTATGGACACCATGAACATCGCGATCGGGATCACCGCGAGCAGCGCGCAGAAGGAGATGCTCTCCGCCATCACGAAACAGTTGTCCGCTACGAATGACCTGACGAGCCTCACGATGAATCTCATCCCCCCTCACTTCCTCTTCATCACGATGCGGACCGGGACCCCCTCCGCCCCCATCGCGGACTTGAGCCTGTTTATTATGTAGCGCCTGTAGGAGTACGGGACCGCCGCGGGATAGTTGGAGAACAGCGCGAAGGTGGGCGGCCGGGTCCCCACCTGCGTGCCGTAGTAGATCTTGACCTGCCTGCCCCTGTGGACCGGCATGTGGTGGGCGGCGAGCGCCTCCTCCAGTATCCTGTTGAGCGCCGAGGTCGAGAGCTTCGCCGAGAGCACCCTCTCCACCGCCGCGATCCGGTCGAAGATCGCCAAACAATTCAGTCCGGTCTTCGCCGAGATCGGCAGCATCGGGATTCCGCCCATCTGCCCGAGCCCGCGCCTGAGCCCCTCCGCGTATTCGTCCCAGTCGATCGAGACCTCGTCCCACTTGTTCACGAGCAGCACAGCGCCCTTGCCCTCCTCGACTATGAAGCCGGTGAGGTGGGCGTCCTGGCGGGTGTAGCCCTCCCTGCCGTCGATGAGCTGCAGCACCACGTCCGCCCTGTCCACCGTGCGCAGGCTGCGCATGGCCGTGAACTTCTCGACCCGATCGGAGACTCCCCAGCGGCGCTTGACGCCCGCGGTGTCGATGAGGACGAAGGTGCGGCCCGCGAAGTCGATCTTCACGTCTATCGAGTCGCGCGTGGTGCCCGCCACCTCGTGGACCACCACCCTCGGCTCGCCCGCGAGGCGGTTCACCAGCGTGGACTTGCCCACGTTCGGCCGCCCCACCACCGCGATCCTCGGGTGCCCGGCCGCCTCCTCCGCCTGCGCCTCCGCCGGGGCGAGGCGCAAGAAGAGCGCGTCCAGCAGGTCGTCCACCCCCCTGCCGTGCTCGGAGGAGACCGGGAAGAGATCGCCCGCCCCGAGCTCGTGATACTGCGCGAGCATCGCCTCATGCGAAGCCTCGTCGATCTTGTTGACCGCGAAGAGCACAGGCTTGCGCACAGACCGAAGCTTCCCCACTATCTCGCGATCGTCGGACGTCGGCGGGTGCTGGCCGTCGAAGAGGCAGATCACAGCGTCCGCCTCCTCTATGGCGCGCAGGCTCTGCCTTGATATCTCGTGCTCGAGGTCGGCGGCCGGATCGAGGTCGAGCCCGCCGGTGTCGACCGCGATGTAGGCGCGGCCCGCCCACTCCGCATCCGCGTAGTGGCGGTCGCGGGTGATCCC is a window from the Pseudomonadota bacterium genome containing:
- the der gene encoding ribosome biogenesis GTPase Der, whose protein sequence is MKPIVAIVGRPNVGKSRFFNRLVGSTRAIVADEPGITRDRHYADAEWAGRAYIAVDTGGLDLDPAADLEHEISRQSLRAIEEADAVICLFDGQHPPTSDDREIVGKLRSVRKPVLFAVNKIDEASHEAMLAQYHELGAGDLFPVSSEHGRGVDDLLDALFLRLAPAEAQAEEAAGHPRIAVVGRPNVGKSTLVNRLAGEPRVVVHEVAGTTRDSIDVKIDFAGRTFVLIDTAGVKRRWGVSDRVEKFTAMRSLRTVDRADVVLQLIDGREGYTRQDAHLTGFIVEEGKGAVLLVNKWDEVSIDWDEYAEGLRRGLGQMGGIPMLPISAKTGLNCLAIFDRIAAVERVLSAKLSTSALNRILEEALAAHHMPVHRGRQVKIYYGTQVGTRPPTFALFSNYPAAVPYSYRRYIINRLKSAMGAEGVPVRIVMKRK
- a CDS encoding YihY/virulence factor BrkB family protein → MRFIVRLVRSFVADNCFVMAESISFCALLAVIPIAMFMVSIAGYFLGASNEAFQRIVEVAGDVLPVGREIFVANLQSVLDQRASLGVVSIFILVFVSTILVGSIERALDLVFKTQTRRNFFHSRLLAIALIFWVTLLLSLPTMARILEGLLDRYGFGFPLSGLMSGRGYFFLVAFLAYLMMIVIVPNRKVYVRYALVGGAFFSVGLGAAKWLFIAYMSFSMQRYNIVYGSLAAAVLFVIWIYYLSMLMLVSAELVAAVQERRIFHRKKGEAR